CCCTTCCAAAGAATCAAGGTCTCTTCCTTGAGCTTAACCGGGTCATCACAGGTACAGCCCTAGTCCGAAGAGGACTTAATATGTATGTTGTCTCAGTTGACGGGTTAGCGATCTTATCCCAACTCCAGTCACTGAAATCAGGCCGGCTACTTGCTGCCTTGAAGCACCGACGGCCGACAAACTCGACTTCCATGACCGAACTTGCCTTCCACGACTGCAAATCGAGTCTACCTGAACCCAAATTTACGCATGGCGAATCAACCGGAATCACCATGCAAGCAGAAACGAACAAACCTCCCAAATCCTGAAACCTCTCTCCAGCAGAAATCACTTGACCACCGCACCTCATCCTCTTTCATTTAGGCTGCTCACGCAGCTTGGGTGGCCCCTTCTTGAGGAGTTCGCAGACAAGAGCAGTAACTGGGCTGGGCTGGTTCATCTCGTGTCCGATTGCAAGAGCGTAGCTCAAGTCCTTGGCCCCAACGTAGAAGGTTGGTGGCGGCGTTTCAGCGAACATTGACTTCAGCCATTCCCAATTCTGCACTACGAAGCTGTTTGCAGAGCCTATTCTCATATGCTCCACCAGCATATCCTCGGAGGCACCGTTCTTGATCCCCCAGGCAACTGCTTCGTAGGCAGCCACTGCGTTGACAATGACTGCCATGTTGTTCACGAGCTTCACTATCTGGCCCATTCCGAGCGCACCGCAGTAAGTAATCCTGCCCATCGTCTCCAAGACAGGACGATACTTCTCGAGAACCTCCTTGTTGCCACCGACGCTGATACCGAGGGTTCCTGCTTCAGCCCCCATACGAGCTCCCACCACCGGGGCGTCCAGCACGTCAACTTTTCTCGTTTCGGCCGTTTCTGCCACCCTTCTGCAGAAGGCAGGGGAAAAAGTGCCCATCAAGAGAATCCCATCGCCACTCTTTGTCCCCTCTAGCAGGCCATCGGGCCCAAATATCACCTCCTCAGCCTGTTTGTCGTTTTGCACCATGATGATTGTGACGTCCGAGGCTTGAGCCACCTCTTTGGGTGTTTTGACCTCCTTGGCACCCAGACCTTTCATTTCCTCAACCGGCTGTCGTCTCATGTGGCCACACACCGTGGTCTCAAACCCATGTGTTACCACTCTCTTGGCCATAGGTAGACCGATGTCCCCAAGACCGATGAATCCGACCCTCACCGCCATTGGCGAACCTCCTTCCTTGTGGCTGCGGTTCTGTTTGACACGGTTGACCCGTTCTGTCTCTGGTTTCGGCGATTCGACATGCTATGCCTGGTTCTCTGACACATGTCTTCCTTCGCTTCCCTCCTAGGAGAATGTCACAGGCTCCTGATATCTGTGTAGCATGCCACCGTAACTCTGTACCATGCTCGCACCTGTCCCTACGACACAATGTTCCACATTCTCCTTTCTGCGGTTTTACCTCGCAGGGCATGGCCCGTAGTCTTGGACTGCAATCCAATAGTTTTGCTACAGCTTAAACTGCCACTGGCATGCCACAGGGCCGAGCCCGGGCCAGTCTGTCTCCTTCAGAAGTTCATTTAGCACCGCCTTGCAGGCCTCCGGCTCCCTGATTTTCTCTGTGGTCCATAGCTCCCAGGCATTGCGCTGACGTTTTGGCAACTTTAACGGGGTTACTTTGATGTCAGGATTGACACAGGCAGCTGTATTCTGAAATCCTTCCACATCTACTACTTCACACAGGTGCCTTTGCAGAGCAGCCAACCCGTGTTTCACGCAGTAGTCCAAGGAACGGCAGCGCCTCACAGTCAGGACACCGTTGTCCTTGTTCTTCAGGTCGTACTCGACCTCAGGCATCTTTGCTATTACGCTTGGCATGCATTGGTAGCACTTGAACAGAGTCTCTACATCATCCCCCTGAATGTTAACCGTCTGCCTGACGCGGCGCATATCTATGTGAGCGCTCTGCCTCCACTGCTGTGCATCCAGGTCAAAAGCGATTTCCCTACCCCATTTGGCCTGACATGCAGACATGTAAATGCCATCTATCCCGACCGTGAGTCTCCCCGATGCCTCAATGATTCTCGCCAGGCATTCCTTGGAAAAT
The DNA window shown above is from Chloroflexota bacterium and carries:
- a CDS encoding NAD(P)-dependent oxidoreductase; this translates as MAVRVGFIGLGDIGLPMAKRVVTHGFETTVCGHMRRQPVEEMKGLGAKEVKTPKEVAQASDVTIIMVQNDKQAEEVIFGPDGLLEGTKSGDGILLMGTFSPAFCRRVAETAETRKVDVLDAPVVGARMGAEAGTLGISVGGNKEVLEKYRPVLETMGRITYCGALGMGQIVKLVNNMAVIVNAVAAYEAVAWGIKNGASEDMLVEHMRIGSANSFVVQNWEWLKSMFAETPPPTFYVGAKDLSYALAIGHEMNQPSPVTALVCELLKKGPPKLREQPK